The nucleotide sequence ACCACAGAGGTTCATCCTTCGCAGTAGCAGTCCTACTGCTACGGAGAATGGACACAATCCCCCGCATCCGCGGGGACACAGATGTAAATGTAAAACTACGAATTACAAGTACATTGCAACGATCCTAACACCATTTATAATAGTGTTTTAATAAACAGTCCGCCAGACCCGATTCTATCGGGACTCCGTCTCGGAGCTGGCGTATCAAATCCTGTTAGATCAGATGGCAACTCTGTATACTTGATTATTTTCATTCTCCTTTGCGTCACGGTTTGTTTTCGGGACATGAATGTTTCATATTATTTACTAATCGATCCTTCACACATTCCTCATCTGAGGAAAGAATATTACATCTTTTATTGAATGCGAATTAGTAAAAAGCATAACAATCCTATCCACACCCAAGCCAAGTCCACCTGTTGGAGGCATTCCGTATTCCATTGCTTCCAAGAAATCTTCATCAACTTGATTTGCAGAAAGGTCTCCTAATTTTCTTTTTTTAGCCTGGTCTTCTAATCTTGCTCTCTGGTCAATAGGGTCATTCAATTCTGTAAATGCATTTCCAATTTCCAATCCACCTATAAATACTTCAAACCGCTCAACTATTTGCGGATTGTCTGGTCTTGATTTTGCTAATGGAGAAATTTCCTTTGGATAATCTATTACAAAAGTTGGCTGAATTAAATTTGGCTCAACAACTTGCTTGAAAATCTCATCAATCACTTTTCCATAAGTTTTTGTCTCTAATTCAATTTCATGCTCTTTACAAAATTTCAACATTTCCTCAAGGCTCAATTTCTCAATATCAATATTAGCATATTCTTTTATTAATGAAGTTATAGAGACTCTTTTCCACGGCTTGGTCAAATCAATTTTGTTTCCATCGTATTCAAATTTCATCCCGATTGTATCGGGACAAATTTCAACTGCAATCTCTGTTAGCATTTCTTCAACCAAATTCATAATATCATTATAATCAGCATAAGCCTGATAAAGCTCAATCATTGTGAATTCTGGATTATGCATCCTATCCATTCCTTCGTTGCGGAAGTCTTTGCAAACTTCATAAACTTTTTCAAAACCGCCAATAATAAGTCTTTTCAGATAAAGCTCATCTGCAATTCTGAGATACAAATTCATATCCAATTTATTGTGCTTTGTGATGAATGGTTGTGCTGCTGCACCGCCATATAAAGGCTGGAGAATTGGAGTTTCCACTTCAATAAAATCTTTTTTATCAAGGAATTCTCGCATCATCTTGATAATTTTACTGCGGGTAATAAAGGTCTCCTTTACTTCAGGATTGAGGAGTAAATCTAAATAGCGTTTACGATAACGGAGTTCTTTATCAACAAATTGGTCATAAACAACCTTTTTGCCCTCTGCTTCTTTTTCTTTTACAATTGGTAAAGGACGAATAGACTTTGTAAGAAAACTAAATTTATCAGCATGAATAGACAGTTCGCCAGTTTGGGTGCGAAAGACCTTTCCGAAAATATTAACAAAGTCACCAAGATCAGATTGTTTAAAAATTGTGTAATTTTTTTCACCAATATCATCTCGGCGGATATATATTTGTATCTTGCCGGATTTATCTTCTATATGAAAAAAACTTGCTTTACCCATTTTCCGTAGAGAGTGGATTCTACCAACTATTTCAACATTTATTTCTTCCTCTATAAATTTTTCAGGTTCGGTTAAAATATCACTAATAAGATAAGTCCTTTTTGCTTTTGCTGGATATGGATTTATGCCCATTTCAATGAGTTTTTGCAATTTCTCTTTCCTTGCTTTGATTAATTGATTTTCGTTTTGCATGTGACAACCTTTATTTTGAATTTACCACAAAGACACTAAGTTAATTAAAAATCTAAAATTATAAATCAAAGTTGAGATTCATTCTTTGTGCCTTAGTGACTTGGTGGTTGTTTATTTCATCTTTAGAAAAGCATTTATAAATAGGTCAATATTTCCGTCCATCACCGCTTGGACATTGCCGGTCTGGACATTGGTTCGGTGGTCTTTTACCATTGAATATGGTTGAAAAACATAGGAACGGATTTGACTACCCCATTCTATCTTTTTCTTTTTGCTTTCTAATTTTTGTTTTTTCGCATCTTTTTTCTCTTTATAATATTGATAGAGACGAGCTTTTAAGACTTTCATTGCATTCTCTTTATTTTGAAATTGAGAACGTTCGGATTGGCATTGTGAAACTATACCAGTGGGAATATGTGTGATTCTTACCGCACTACTCACCTTGTTAACATGCTGTCCACCAGCACCGCTTGACCGGAAAGTATCAATTCGCAAATCAGCTTCTTTAGTTTCAACTTCAATAGAATCTTCTACCTCTGGATAGACAAAAACAGAAGCAAAGGATGTATGCCTTCTTTTATTTGAATCAAATGGGGAGATTCGCACAAGGCGATGAACGCCAGTTTCTGACTTCAAATATCCATAAGCATATTTGCCTTTGATTTCCAGAGTTGCAGATTTTATTCCTGCCTCATCACCAGGCTGTTTATCAAGAATTTCAACCTTATAGTTTCGCATCTCTACCCAGCGAAGGTACATCCGAAAAAGCATTTTAGCCCAATCATGTGATTCTGTCCCACCGGCCCCAGGATGTATGACAAGTATAGCATCATTTTTATCAGTCGCACCGTTTAAAAGTAATTGCAATTCTAATTTGTCTATGAATTTTCGTATATTAGATAATTTATTTTCTGCTTCCGCAGCTAATTCCGTATCATATTCTTCCTTAAGTATGTTAAGATAAGTCTCTAATTCCTCATATGCGTTTGTTATCTTTTCAGAAATTCCTATCTCTTCTTTGAGGTCACTGATTTTTTCAGAGATTCTCTTTGCATTTTCCTGGTCATCCCAAAAATTAGGCTTGGTTATCTCCTTTTCTAATCTGTCAATTTCATCTTTCTTCTTCTCACCTTCAAAGATACCTCTGCAGTTCAAAGATTCTATTTTGTATTTCTTCAACCTCTTTTGAAAATAGATTTAAATCCATAATAACCTCACAAAAATTTAATAGCAAATTAGATGTTGTAAATTATCTTTGCTTTTTTATTTTGAAATGTTCTTCAGTCCTTTCAGGTATTAAATAATCTTTTAATTCCTGATTAAAATATCTATCCGTCATAGTCGCAATAAAATCTCTTACTTTCTCTGGCTCACTATAATTGGAGCAGTATTCTTTATTTTTATGATTAAGAAATTGATGGAAAATTTTTGAGCCTTTTCTATTATTAGACAGATCCGATAGGTATTTTTCAAATAAGATATGCATTCCTCTTTGTATGATTTGCTTCTCTTCTTCAATTTTCGGATGAGTATAAATTTTTTGATAGTTGAATTTTTTAAGTTTGTAAAGAGCATCCGAGGTTTTTTTATCAAAAGCCACATAATTATTGCCATAACTATTAACAACAACGCTGGCAATTAATGAGTTCATAATTTCATCATTAGTTGAACCAAGTATTTGCACAGCATCTTTTGGCAACTCTTCACGAGTTAGGAAGCCGAGCCTGATAGCATCCTCAATATCCTGCCCAATATATGCAATAGTATCAGAAATCCTGACTACGCAGCCTTCTAAAGTACCTGGTAGAGTTGTTGTATCTTTTTCCTTCATCTCTTGTATAAATTTCTGAATATCTACTTCAGTTTTTTCCCGATTAGGTTGCAATTTCTCATCATGAACTTCACCATCGTGAGATATAATTCCATCTCTTACTTGAAAAGTAAGATTAAGTCCTCTCCCTCCATTTGATATGTTATCAACAATGTGCAGGCTTTCAACATTATGATGAAATCTGCCAATATTATGTTTGAGACAACATTCGTTAAGAACCTCTTCGCCATCATGCCCAAATGGTGGATGACCTAAATCATGACCTAATGAAATTGCTTCAAGCAATTCTATATTTAAGTGTAAATTTTTCCCAATACTTCTTGCGATTTGAGATACATAAGTAGTATGCAAGCTACGGTTGGACATCTCCTCATCAAAAAGATTTGAGAAATATACAACCTGTGTTTTGCCTTGATAACGCCGATATGCTCCACTATACAGTATGCGGTCACGGTCAATAGCAAATAGACCTTTCAGTTCTTTTTTATATTCAGGACGAGTACGATATGCATCGCCATTTTTAGNNNNNNNNNNNNNNNNNNNNNNNNNNNNNNNNNNNNNNNNNNNNNNNNNNNNNNNNNNNNNNNNNNNNNNNNNNNNNNNNNNNNNNNNNNNNNNNNNNNNACCTGTGTTTTGCCTTGATAACGCCGATATGCTCCACTATACAGTATGCGGTCACGGTCAATAGCAAATAGACCTTTCAGTTCTTTTTTATATTCAGGACGAGTACGATATGCATCGCCATTTTTAGTTGCAAATGGGGAGAAATGTTGCCCCTCATCTTGCATTGTTTTGTAGAATATTTCTTCCAGGTATTTTTCTTTTTCTTTCATATGAAAATCACTTTTTCTTTATCTCAATTCGGGATAAACCCGAATCTACCCACCAGTTGGCGGGTAGCAACAGGTTTATCCTGTTGCTGCTTCTTTAAGCCACCTGAAATTTTCATTCTCCTTTGCCTGCCCCGTGTCCCAATATATCGGGAATAAATCGGGTATGGCGAATTCATGTCTTCATCTATTTATACAGAAATTCATAAATATAGTGTATGTCATTAAGTTATCAAAGTTATTCTGTATCGGGTGAATTGATTCTTGATACTTCAATAGCCTGAATACCCTTTTCTGTCTCAGTTGCCTTGAATTCAACATTATCATCTTCAATTAAAGTCTTATAGCCTTCTCCCTGTATAGACTGCCAGTGGACAAAGTATTCCTTTCCATCTTCTCCTGTAATAAAGCCATAGCCTTTATTTTTACTAAACCATTTAACTTTTCCTTTCATTCATACTCCTTATTTCATCTTCAGTTATGACTTTTATGCCATTCTTTATAAGCAAAGAAGCGGTTACACCTTTTCCGTCTGTCAATTTTTCCTTTAAATAGATTTTTTTAAGGCCACAAGATGGACTGTCTTCTTTAAGAACAGCATTTTTTATGTCTAATAATTTGCATATTTTTAGAGTCTCTTTTGCTCCATTTCTGAAATTTTTTGAGACATCTTTACCATCTTCATTTTGCATGTTATTCAGTCCTTTGTTTGTGTCAACACCATTTCCTTTAATAAACCAGGAAGGAGAACGCGGTGTGGGTAATCCACCTAATTGCTCTGGACACACTGGAATCAAATTGTAATCCTTTGCCAGTCGCATTATATTAAGATTTTTCTGGTTTTCTCCATCATATCTACAATTGATACCTACCAAACATGCACTTATTAATAAATTTTTTCTCACAACTTTAAAATTGATTATTAATTTATTTTGTCAACAAATATTGACAGAAGAATTGTGAAATCAGTATATTATTAATAATATTCATGTCCGTCTGGGCGCCGAGACCGATAATTTTTGGCGAAGAATTATTCAATAAAATTAAATGACTAATTCTAAATTTCTAATTTCTAATAATCCCGACTTGTCGGGACAAATATCAAATTACAAAAATTAAAGCATTGATTC is from Candidatus Cloacimonadota bacterium and encodes:
- the lysS gene encoding lysine--tRNA ligase — its product is MQNENQLIKARKEKLQKLIEMGINPYPAKAKRTYLISDILTEPEKFIEEEINVEIVGRIHSLRKMGKASFFHIEDKSGKIQIYIRRDDIGEKNYTIFKQSDLGDFVNIFGKVFRTQTGELSIHADKFSFLTKSIRPLPIVKEKEAEGKKVVYDQFVDKELRYRKRYLDLLLNPEVKETFITRSKIIKMMREFLDKKDFIEVETPILQPLYGGAAAQPFITKHNKLDMNLYLRIADELYLKRLIIGGFEKVYEVCKDFRNEGMDRMHNPEFTMIELYQAYADYNDIMNLVEEMLTEIAVEICPDTIGMKFEYDGNKIDLTKPWKRVSITSLIKEYANIDIEKLSLEEMLKFCKEHEIELETKTYGKVIDEIFKQVVEPNLIQPTFVIDYPKEISPLAKSRPDNPQIVERFEVFIGGLEIGNAFTELNDPIDQRARLEDQAKKRKLGDLSANQVDEDFLEAMEYGMPPTGGLGLGVDRIVMLFTNSHSIKDVIFFPQMRNV
- a CDS encoding HD domain-containing protein; this encodes KNGDAYRTRPEYKKELKGLFAIDRDRILYSGAYRRYQGKTQVVYFSNLFDEEMSNRSLHTTYVSQIARSIGKNLHLNIELLEAISLGHDLGHPPFGHDGEEVLNECCLKHNIGRFHHNVESLHIVDNISNGGRGLNLTFQVRDGIISHDGEVHDEKLQPNREKTEVDIQKFIQEMKEKDTTTLPGTLEGCVVRISDTIAYIGQDIEDAIRLGFLTREELPKDAVQILGSTNDEIMNSLIASVVVNSYGNNYVAFDKKTSDALYKLKKFNYQKIYTHPKIEEEKQIIQRGMHILFEKYLSDLSNNRKGSKIFHQFLNHKNKEYCSNYSEPEKVRDFIATMTDRYFNQELKDYLIPERTEEHFKIKKQR
- a CDS encoding cold shock domain-containing protein gives rise to the protein MKGKVKWFSKNKGYGFITGEDGKEYFVHWQSIQGEGYKTLIEDDNVEFKATETEKGIQAIEVSRINSPDTE
- a CDS encoding dGTP triphosphohydrolase, whose translation is MKEKEKYLEEIFYKTMQDEGQHFSPFATKNGDAYRTRPEYKKELKGLFAIDRDRILYSGAYRRYQGKTQV
- a CDS encoding DUF523 domain-containing protein, whose amino-acid sequence is MRKNLLISACLVGINCRYDGENQKNLNIMRLAKDYNLIPVCPEQLGGLPTPRSPSWFIKGNGVDTNKGLNNMQNEDGKDVSKNFRNGAKETLKICKLLDIKNAVLKEDSPSCGLKKIYLKEKLTDGKGVTASLLIKNGIKVITEDEIRSMNERKS
- the prfB gene encoding peptide chain release factor 2 (programmed frameshift), which translates into the protein MDLNLFSKEVEEIQNRIFELQRYLEGEKKKDEIDRLEKEITKPNFWDDQENAKRISEKISDLKEEIGISEKITNAYEELETYLNILKEEYDTELAAEAENKLSNIRKFIDKLELQLLLNGATDKNDAILVIHPGAGGTESHDWAKMLFRMYLRWVEMRNYKVEILDKQPGDEAGIKSATLEIKGKYAYGYLKSETGVHRLVRISPFDSNKRRHTSFASVFVYPEVEDSIEVETKEADLRIDTFRSSGAGGQHVNKVSSAVRITHIPTGIVSQCQSERSQFQNKENAMKVLKARLYQYYKEKKDAKKQKLESKKKKIEWGSQIRSYVFQPYSMVKDHRTNVQTGNVQAVMDGNIDLFINAFLKMK